One stretch of Oncorhynchus masou masou isolate Uvic2021 chromosome 9, UVic_Omas_1.1, whole genome shotgun sequence DNA includes these proteins:
- the zgc:85932 gene encoding calpain-9 isoform X2, translated as MDVCQGVLNDCWFLSAVASLSLYRPLLERVVPNGQSFQEGYNGSFYFQFWQYGEWEKVKVDDLLPTQKGKLIYLCSSEKREFWSALLEKAYAKLKGGYRALNMGFPHEAMVDMTGGITEVLTVASLPKDLAAFLKPILAKGALINCANCQGPLEQRNEFGILFRHAYSVTGLENVKTKYETVELVRVHNPWGKMEWEGPWSDMNGPEWSHVREEEQKRLDRVQKEDGEFWMAVSDFRQNFESMEVCHLSEETLSEPGATQRPWNCTMHHGSWVPHISAGGSPKGGWFWQNPQFHLTLLEEDDDPSDPELTCSFLVALMQKHQRLRGVHLGIGLDIYKAASDCSYLSSLDLSLRRPLISTQGYAQRTEVVIRGRLAPGHYVIIPSTADTNQQGAFILRVLTEKGNNATPAEKPGTEVNSPTQISLLQLSFPHLSALPSPEATRQLFKKHRNKKGECRPLELLNLLTEAIKGGVLVGSEKKLVLEHCKSFVVLTDSRGLAQLDWQGFQALWDKIRKWTDIFLTFDKNKSQLLEYPEVSPALKAAGMGVDDFVLELIGLRYTEPDMTISYPGFLYLLMKLDSMIHKFQAYDIVGMGTISVSYRQWLHMTMYN; from the exons ATGGACGTGTGTCAGGGAGTTCTGA ATGACTGCTGGTTCCTGTCTGCGGTGGCATCCCTCTCCCTGTATCGCCCGCTGTTGGAGCGGGTGGTGCCCAATGGGCAGAGCTTCCAGGAGGGATACAACGGGAGCTTTTACTTCCAG TTCTGGCAGTATGGCGAGTGGGAGAAGGTGAAGGTTGATGACCTGCTGCCTACGCAAAAGGGCAAGCTGATCTACCTGTGCTCCTCAGAGAAAAGAGAGTTCTGGAGTGCTCTGTTGGAGAAGGCCTACGCCAA GCTGAAGGGAGGCTATCGGGCCCTGAACATGGGCTTCCCCCACGAGGCCATGGTGGACATGACAGGGGGCATAACGGAGGTGCTGACTGTGGCTTCTCTGCCCAAGGACCTGGCAGCCTTCCTCAAGCCCATTCTGGCCAAGGGAGCACTCATCAACTGTGCCAactgccag GGCCCCCTTGAGCAGAGGAATGAGTTTGGAATCCTGTTCAGACATGCCTACTCTGTAACCGGGCTTGAAAAT GTGAAGACGAAGTATGAGACTGTGGAGCTGGTCCGTGTTCACAACCCCTGGGGAAAGATGGAGTGGGAGGGACCCTGGAGTGACATGAATGG GCCTGAGTGGAGTCATGTCCGTGAGGAGGAGCAGAAGCGTCTGGACAGGGTTCAGAAGGAGGACGGGGAGTTCTG gATGGCAGTGTCGGACTTCCGTCAGAACTTTGAGTCGATGGAGGTGTGTCACCTGAGTGAGGAGACCCTGAGCGAGCCGGGCGCCACACAGAGGCCATGGAACTGCACGATGCATCATGGGAGCTGGGTACCACACATCTCCGCCGGGGGCTCTCCCAAAGGGG GCTGGTTCTGGCAGAACCCTCAGTTCCACTTGACCCTGCTGGAGGAGGACGATGACCCCAGTGACCCTGAGCTGACCTGTTCCTTCCTAGTGGCCCTCATGCAGAAGCACCAGAGACTCAGAGGAGTCCACCTGGGCATCGGCCTGGATATCTACAAG GCTGCCTCAGATTGCTCTTACCTGTCCTCTTTGGACCTGAGCTTGCGCCGCCCACTCATCAGCACCCAGGGTTACGCCCAGCGAACGGAGGTGGTGATTCGTGGTCGCCTGGCGCCCGGCCATTATGTCATCATCCCCTCCACCGCGGATACCAATCAGCAGGGAGCGTTCATCCTGCGGGTGTTGACAGAAAAGGGCAACAATGCGAC GCCAGCTGAGAAGCCCGGCACTGAAGTAAACTCCCCCACACAG ATCTCCCTCTTGCAGCTCTCCTTTCCACACCTGTCGGCTCTGCCCTCTCCTGAGGCCACACGACAGCTCTTTAAAAAGCACCGCAACAAG AAAGGAGAGTGTCGACCTTTGGAGCTTCTCAACCTGCTTACCGAGGCCATAAAAGGCGGAG TGCTGGTGGGGAGCGAGAAGAAGCTGGTCCTGGAGCACTGCAAGAGCTTTGTGGTCCTCACGGAT AGTCGAGGGTTAGCTCAGCTGGACTGGCAGGGGTTCCAGGCACTGTGGGACAAGATCAGGAAATGGACA GATATATTCTTGACGTTTGATAAGAACAAATCCCAGTTGCTGGAGTACCCTGAAGTCTCACCTGCCTTGAAAGCTGCAG gcaTGGGGGTGGATGACTTCGTCCTGGAGCTGATCGGCCTGCGCTACACGGAGCCAGACATGACAATCAGTTACCCCGGTTTCCTTTACCTGCTGATGAAACTGGACAGCATGATTC ATAAATTTCAAGCCTATGACATTGTGGGAATGGGGACCATATCAGTTAGCTACAGACAG TGGCTCCACATGACGATGTACAACTGA
- the zgc:85932 gene encoding calpain-9 isoform X1 — MSDSNEKKTPVAEIGTAEATTEDLGSSFNSNRWLSSFTADKPTPVLQKHGNGGNSMDDGLFVDYDFPMGDMILQPAMEWRRPKDICPSAQFIVDGATRMDVCQGVLNDCWFLSAVASLSLYRPLLERVVPNGQSFQEGYNGSFYFQFWQYGEWEKVKVDDLLPTQKGKLIYLCSSEKREFWSALLEKAYAKLKGGYRALNMGFPHEAMVDMTGGITEVLTVASLPKDLAAFLKPILAKGALINCANCQGPLEQRNEFGILFRHAYSVTGLENVKTKYETVELVRVHNPWGKMEWEGPWSDMNGPEWSHVREEEQKRLDRVQKEDGEFWMAVSDFRQNFESMEVCHLSEETLSEPGATQRPWNCTMHHGSWVPHISAGGSPKGGWFWQNPQFHLTLLEEDDDPSDPELTCSFLVALMQKHQRLRGVHLGIGLDIYKAASDCSYLSSLDLSLRRPLISTQGYAQRTEVVIRGRLAPGHYVIIPSTADTNQQGAFILRVLTEKGNNATPAEKPGTEVNSPTQISLLQLSFPHLSALPSPEATRQLFKKHRNKKGECRPLELLNLLTEAIKGGVLVGSEKKLVLEHCKSFVVLTDSRGLAQLDWQGFQALWDKIRKWTDIFLTFDKNKSQLLEYPEVSPALKAAGMGVDDFVLELIGLRYTEPDMTISYPGFLYLLMKLDSMIHKFQAYDIVGMGTISVSYRQWLHMTMYN; from the exons ATGAGTGACAGTAATGAAAAGAAGACTCCGGTCGCAGAAATAGGTACAGCAGAGGCAACGACGGAAGATCTCGGAAGCTCGTTTAACTCCAACCGGTGGCTCTCGTCATTTACCGCTGACAAACCTACTCCAGTTCTTCAAAAACATGGTAACGGCGGTAATTCAATGGATGATGGGTTGTTCGTGGACTACGACTTTCCAATGGGAGATATGATTCTTCAACCCGCCATGGAATGGAGACGCCCAAAG gaTATCTGCCCTTCAGCACAGTTTATAGTGGATGGAGCAACACGTATGGACGTGTGTCAGGGAGTTCTGA ATGACTGCTGGTTCCTGTCTGCGGTGGCATCCCTCTCCCTGTATCGCCCGCTGTTGGAGCGGGTGGTGCCCAATGGGCAGAGCTTCCAGGAGGGATACAACGGGAGCTTTTACTTCCAG TTCTGGCAGTATGGCGAGTGGGAGAAGGTGAAGGTTGATGACCTGCTGCCTACGCAAAAGGGCAAGCTGATCTACCTGTGCTCCTCAGAGAAAAGAGAGTTCTGGAGTGCTCTGTTGGAGAAGGCCTACGCCAA GCTGAAGGGAGGCTATCGGGCCCTGAACATGGGCTTCCCCCACGAGGCCATGGTGGACATGACAGGGGGCATAACGGAGGTGCTGACTGTGGCTTCTCTGCCCAAGGACCTGGCAGCCTTCCTCAAGCCCATTCTGGCCAAGGGAGCACTCATCAACTGTGCCAactgccag GGCCCCCTTGAGCAGAGGAATGAGTTTGGAATCCTGTTCAGACATGCCTACTCTGTAACCGGGCTTGAAAAT GTGAAGACGAAGTATGAGACTGTGGAGCTGGTCCGTGTTCACAACCCCTGGGGAAAGATGGAGTGGGAGGGACCCTGGAGTGACATGAATGG GCCTGAGTGGAGTCATGTCCGTGAGGAGGAGCAGAAGCGTCTGGACAGGGTTCAGAAGGAGGACGGGGAGTTCTG gATGGCAGTGTCGGACTTCCGTCAGAACTTTGAGTCGATGGAGGTGTGTCACCTGAGTGAGGAGACCCTGAGCGAGCCGGGCGCCACACAGAGGCCATGGAACTGCACGATGCATCATGGGAGCTGGGTACCACACATCTCCGCCGGGGGCTCTCCCAAAGGGG GCTGGTTCTGGCAGAACCCTCAGTTCCACTTGACCCTGCTGGAGGAGGACGATGACCCCAGTGACCCTGAGCTGACCTGTTCCTTCCTAGTGGCCCTCATGCAGAAGCACCAGAGACTCAGAGGAGTCCACCTGGGCATCGGCCTGGATATCTACAAG GCTGCCTCAGATTGCTCTTACCTGTCCTCTTTGGACCTGAGCTTGCGCCGCCCACTCATCAGCACCCAGGGTTACGCCCAGCGAACGGAGGTGGTGATTCGTGGTCGCCTGGCGCCCGGCCATTATGTCATCATCCCCTCCACCGCGGATACCAATCAGCAGGGAGCGTTCATCCTGCGGGTGTTGACAGAAAAGGGCAACAATGCGAC GCCAGCTGAGAAGCCCGGCACTGAAGTAAACTCCCCCACACAG ATCTCCCTCTTGCAGCTCTCCTTTCCACACCTGTCGGCTCTGCCCTCTCCTGAGGCCACACGACAGCTCTTTAAAAAGCACCGCAACAAG AAAGGAGAGTGTCGACCTTTGGAGCTTCTCAACCTGCTTACCGAGGCCATAAAAGGCGGAG TGCTGGTGGGGAGCGAGAAGAAGCTGGTCCTGGAGCACTGCAAGAGCTTTGTGGTCCTCACGGAT AGTCGAGGGTTAGCTCAGCTGGACTGGCAGGGGTTCCAGGCACTGTGGGACAAGATCAGGAAATGGACA GATATATTCTTGACGTTTGATAAGAACAAATCCCAGTTGCTGGAGTACCCTGAAGTCTCACCTGCCTTGAAAGCTGCAG gcaTGGGGGTGGATGACTTCGTCCTGGAGCTGATCGGCCTGCGCTACACGGAGCCAGACATGACAATCAGTTACCCCGGTTTCCTTTACCTGCTGATGAAACTGGACAGCATGATTC ATAAATTTCAAGCCTATGACATTGTGGGAATGGGGACCATATCAGTTAGCTACAGACAG TGGCTCCACATGACGATGTACAACTGA